The following proteins come from a genomic window of Finegoldia magna ATCC 29328:
- a CDS encoding formate--tetrahydrofolate ligase, with the protein MATDVEIAQKAKLEKISVIAEKMGLTEEDYEQYGRYKAKLDLNLFEKNKDKKDGKLILMTSINPTPTGEGKTTMNVGLAMGLNKIGKNAISVLREPSLGPNFGMKGGAAGGGYAQVVPMDEINMHFTGDFHAITTANNLICAMMDNHIHQGNALNIDPKQILIKRCMDMNERELRDIIIGVGAKGNGVMRQDGFEITVASEIMAILCLAKDLKDLKERVGNILIAFDKEGKPVYARDVKADGAVALVMKEAIKPNLVQTLEHTPAIIHGGPFANIAHGCNSLIATKLGLKLGDYVVTEAGFGADLGAEKFFDIKCRNDLHPNMVCIVATIKALKHHGEAEDFKVENVEALEKGYANLKRHIENMKKYKVPVVVAINRFATDTDAEIKKLTELVEADGTRAIFCDVWAKGGEGAKELAEYVVENTKEENDFEFLYDLELPIKEKIEKIAKEIYRADGVEFSAKAKKKLKQIKELGLDNYPVCMAKTQYSFSDNKKLIGAPTGFTITVSDFKISRGAGFVVALLGSVMTMPGLPKVPSAENCDVLDDGTVVGLF; encoded by the coding sequence ATGGCTACAGATGTAGAAATTGCTCAAAAAGCGAAATTAGAAAAAATCAGCGTGATTGCTGAAAAAATGGGATTAACAGAAGAAGATTATGAACAATATGGTAGATATAAGGCAAAATTAGATTTAAATCTTTTTGAAAAAAATAAAGATAAAAAAGATGGTAAATTAATTTTGATGACAAGTATTAACCCTACACCAACTGGAGAAGGTAAAACAACTATGAATGTTGGTTTGGCAATGGGACTTAACAAAATTGGCAAAAACGCTATCTCAGTATTAAGAGAACCATCTTTAGGACCAAACTTTGGTATGAAAGGTGGAGCTGCGGGTGGTGGATATGCACAAGTAGTTCCAATGGACGAAATCAACATGCACTTCACTGGTGACTTCCATGCAATCACTACTGCAAACAACTTGATTTGCGCTATGATGGACAACCACATTCACCAAGGTAATGCGTTAAACATCGATCCAAAACAAATCTTAATTAAAAGATGTATGGATATGAACGAACGTGAATTAAGAGATATAATTATCGGAGTTGGCGCAAAAGGTAACGGAGTTATGCGTCAAGATGGTTTCGAAATTACTGTTGCAAGTGAAATCATGGCTATTTTATGTCTTGCAAAAGATTTGAAAGACTTAAAAGAAAGAGTTGGAAATATTCTAATCGCTTTCGATAAAGAAGGTAAACCAGTTTATGCAAGAGACGTTAAAGCTGATGGTGCAGTAGCATTAGTTATGAAAGAAGCTATCAAACCAAACTTAGTTCAAACATTAGAACACACTCCAGCAATTATTCACGGTGGACCATTCGCTAACATTGCACATGGTTGTAACTCTTTAATAGCTACTAAATTAGGATTGAAACTTGGAGATTACGTTGTTACAGAAGCAGGTTTCGGTGCTGACTTAGGAGCAGAAAAATTCTTCGATATTAAATGTAGAAATGATTTACATCCAAACATGGTATGTATCGTAGCTACAATAAAAGCATTAAAACATCACGGGGAAGCAGAAGATTTCAAAGTTGAAAATGTAGAAGCTTTGGAAAAAGGATATGCTAACCTTAAACGTCATATTGAAAATATGAAGAAATACAAAGTTCCAGTAGTAGTAGCAATCAATAGATTTGCAACTGATACAGATGCAGAAATTAAGAAATTAACTGAATTAGTTGAAGCAGATGGAACAAGAGCTATTTTCTGTGATGTATGGGCTAAAGGTGGAGAAGGAGCTAAAGAATTAGCAGAATATGTTGTTGAAAATACAAAAGAAGAAAACGACTTCGAATTCTTATATGACCTTGAATTACCTATCAAAGAAAAAATCGAAAAAATTGCAAAAGAAATTTACAGAGCAGACGGCGTAGAATTCAGTGCAAAAGCTAAGAAAAAATTAAAACAAATCAAAGAATTAGGATTAGACAATTATCCAGTATGTATGGCTAAGACTCAATACTCATTCTCTGATAATAAAAAATTAATCGGAGCTCCAACTGGATTTACAATCACAGTAAGTGATTTCAAAATCTCAAGAGGTGCCGGATTTGTTGTTGCATTATTAGGATCTGTAATGACAATGCCAGGTTTACCAAAAGTACCTTCAGCAGAAAATTGCGATGTTTTAGATGATGGTACAGTTGTAGGATTATTCTAG
- the gcvT gene encoding glycine cleavage system aminomethyltransferase GcvT: MLMSTKKTPLYEEHKKLGGKVVDFAGFYLPVDYEGLQQEHEAVRNSVGLFDVSHMGEFTVKGKDALKFINYVCTNDYSKCADGQIQYSLLLHEDGGMVDDLLVYKNNDEDFLMVPNAANTEKDFKHISKYVDKFDVELKNISDSVAEIAIQGPKAEELLQRLVDYDLSKIEYYHFVKDIKYKEYDVLISRTGYTGEDGFEVYANAEAIVKLWDELLEKGKDLGVKPCGLGCRDTLRFEAAMPLYGNELSDEVSPLEVGLKFAVKMDKDDFVGKAKTQEKIDAGINKKLIGIEMQSKRIARQGAEVQKDGKTIGKVTTGYLSPTFGVCLANAFVDKSAVALGDEVDVVIRNKPAKATVVKRKFLDRK; the protein is encoded by the coding sequence ATGCTTATGAGTACAAAAAAAACTCCTCTATATGAGGAACACAAAAAATTAGGTGGAAAAGTTGTTGACTTCGCTGGTTTTTATTTGCCAGTAGATTATGAAGGTTTACAACAAGAACACGAAGCGGTAAGAAACAGCGTTGGCTTATTTGATGTAAGTCACATGGGTGAATTTACTGTTAAAGGCAAAGATGCATTGAAATTTATCAACTATGTTTGCACAAATGATTACTCTAAATGTGCAGATGGACAAATCCAATATTCTTTATTATTACACGAAGATGGCGGAATGGTTGATGACTTATTAGTTTACAAAAACAACGATGAAGACTTTTTAATGGTTCCAAATGCAGCTAATACTGAAAAGGACTTCAAACATATTTCTAAATATGTAGATAAATTTGACGTTGAACTTAAAAACATTAGTGATTCAGTAGCTGAAATCGCTATTCAAGGTCCTAAAGCTGAAGAATTATTACAAAGATTAGTTGATTATGATCTTTCTAAAATCGAATACTATCATTTCGTAAAAGATATTAAATATAAAGAATACGATGTACTAATTTCTAGAACTGGTTATACTGGTGAAGATGGATTCGAAGTTTATGCAAATGCTGAAGCAATTGTAAAATTATGGGATGAGTTATTAGAAAAAGGAAAAGACTTAGGTGTTAAACCATGTGGTCTTGGATGTAGAGATACATTGAGATTTGAAGCAGCAATGCCTTTATATGGTAACGAACTTTCAGATGAAGTATCTCCATTAGAAGTTGGCTTGAAGTTTGCAGTTAAAATGGATAAAGACGACTTCGTTGGTAAAGCAAAAACTCAAGAAAAAATTGATGCAGGAATAAACAAGAAACTTATTGGTATCGAAATGCAAAGCAAACGTATCGCAAGACAAGGTGCTGAAGTTCAAAAAGATGGCAAGACTATCGGTAAAGTAACTACAGGATACCTTTCACCAACATTTGGCGTATGTTTAGCAAACGCATTTGTAGATAAATCAGCTGTAGCATTAGGTGATGAAGTAGATGTTGTTATCAGAAATAAACCAGCTAAAGCAACAGTTGTTAAAAGAAAATTTTTGGATAGAAAATAG
- the gcvPA gene encoding aminomethyl-transferring glycine dehydrogenase subunit GcvPA: MYPYISVTDQEIEEMLKTIGISSLDELYSDVPENVQFKGELNIPKAKSEEEVRRYFKDIFAKNISTDDKVCFLGGGAYDRYVPSVIPAMASRSEFYTSYTPYQPEISQGTLSYIFEYQTMMANLTGMPISNASLYDGGTAITEAALMTIQKSKKSKILCADTVSPSAKEILLTYCHDRGVEVEFVPMKDLLTDMDELEKMMTDEVGTVIVQSPNYYGYIEDVKKYEELTHSIKKNYLIMSADPMSLGLLKKPSEYNVDVVVGEAQQFGVNLQYGGPYLGYMCFTDEFVRKFPGRVVGQTTDEDGKRSFVLTLSAREQHIKRDRATSNICSNQGVNLLAASIYLSLLGKAGIKEVATQSLQKAHYLFDELKKLDKVKVLSEKPFFDEFTIGFDKDTEEVKKALFDKGFLAGISIKEATNGCGNGLIIAVTEKRTKEEMDNFVAAVKEVL; encoded by the coding sequence ATGTATCCATACATCTCAGTTACTGATCAAGAAATTGAGGAAATGCTAAAAACAATTGGCATTTCCTCTCTAGATGAACTATATTCAGACGTTCCTGAAAATGTTCAATTTAAAGGCGAGTTAAATATTCCTAAAGCAAAAAGTGAAGAAGAAGTTAGAAGATACTTCAAAGACATTTTTGCTAAGAACATATCTACTGATGATAAGGTTTGTTTCTTGGGTGGTGGAGCTTATGATAGATACGTTCCTTCAGTTATCCCAGCAATGGCAAGCAGAAGTGAATTCTACACTTCATATACACCTTACCAACCAGAAATAAGCCAAGGTACTCTTTCCTATATTTTTGAATATCAAACAATGATGGCAAACCTTACTGGTATGCCAATATCAAACGCTTCTTTATATGATGGTGGAACAGCTATCACAGAAGCAGCTTTGATGACTATCCAAAAGTCCAAAAAATCTAAAATTCTATGTGCTGACACAGTTAGCCCTTCAGCAAAAGAAATATTGTTGACTTATTGTCACGATAGAGGAGTTGAAGTAGAATTTGTTCCTATGAAAGATTTATTAACAGATATGGACGAATTGGAAAAAATGATGACAGACGAAGTTGGTACAGTTATCGTTCAATCTCCAAACTATTACGGATATATCGAAGATGTTAAAAAATATGAAGAGTTGACTCACTCTATCAAGAAAAACTACTTGATTATGTCAGCAGATCCAATGAGTTTAGGCTTATTAAAGAAACCATCTGAATACAACGTTGATGTTGTTGTAGGTGAAGCTCAACAATTCGGAGTTAACTTACAATATGGTGGACCTTATTTAGGATATATGTGCTTTACTGATGAATTTGTTAGAAAATTCCCTGGCCGTGTTGTAGGACAAACTACTGACGAAGACGGCAAGAGATCATTCGTTTTAACACTTTCAGCAAGAGAACAACACATTAAACGTGATAGAGCAACTTCAAATATCTGTTCTAACCAAGGCGTTAACTTACTTGCAGCAAGTATTTATTTATCACTTTTAGGTAAAGCTGGTATTAAAGAAGTAGCAACTCAATCATTACAAAAAGCTCATTATCTATTTGACGAATTAAAGAAATTAGATAAGGTTAAAGTTCTTAGTGAAAAACCATTCTTTGATGAATTCACTATCGGTTTTGACAAAGACACTGAAGAAGTTAAGAAAGCATTATTTGATAAAGGATTCTTAGCTGGAATTAGCATTAAAGAAGCTACAAATGGATGTGGCAATGGTTTAATTATTGCTGTAACTGAAAAGAGAACAAAAGAAGAAATGGATAATTTCGTAGCAGCAGTTAAGGAGGTATTATAA
- the gcvH gene encoding glycine cleavage system protein GcvH, translated as MAEVAKDLLYTKDHEWIKVDGDVYEIGLADYAQDSLGDIVYVELPDVDDEIDAEDSVASVESVKAASEVYTPFACTIVEVNEELDDEPGNINKAPYESWIAKVKFEDFDESKLMNADEYEKFLGEL; from the coding sequence ATGGCAGAAGTAGCAAAAGATTTATTGTACACAAAAGATCATGAATGGATTAAAGTAGACGGAGATGTTTATGAAATTGGTCTTGCAGATTATGCACAAGACAGTTTAGGAGACATCGTATACGTTGAATTACCAGATGTAGATGATGAAATTGATGCAGAAGACTCTGTAGCAAGTGTTGAATCTGTAAAAGCAGCATCAGAAGTTTATACTCCATTTGCTTGTACTATAGTAGAAGTTAATGAAGAATTAGATGATGAACCAGGCAATATCAACAAAGCTCCATATGAAAGCTGGATTGCTAAGGTTAAATTCGAAGACTTCGATGAATCTAAACTAATGAATGCTGATGAATACGAAAAATTCTTAGGAGAATTATAA